In the Egibacteraceae bacterium genome, GCGGGCGACGATGCCGGTGACGTGGTGGTTGCCCCCGCCCTGGATAACCACGCCGCCGTCGAAGTCGCGCACGGTGCCGTTCATCACCTTCACGCCGATGACGTCGAGCACGTGGATGCCGGCGCCGTCACCGACGTCCTCGGTGCCGAAGATCGTGTAGCCGTTGAGGTCGAGCGTGACGTCGTCGGCGGTGACGATCAGCCCGTAGTTCTCACACGGCCCGATGTCGTGCCGCAGCGTGGTGTCCTGCGTGATCTGGCTCCCGCAGCCGATCTCCTGAGCCGCCGCCGGTGCGAGCAGGACCGTGGCGAGCAGCGTCGCCACGACCAGCAGCAGCATCCCCGGCCTGATGCCTTGAACATGTGACATGGTGCGCCCCTGCCGCGTCCCGCCGGTTCCCCCGTGACCACCTCCAGTGAACGCCGCGCCGGCGGCGGAGTCAATAGGCGGTGCGTGCTCCCTGAACCCGGGCGCCCAGCTCGCGAACGACCTCGACCGCCAGCTCGACGTGGGACCGCTCCAGCCGGTGGTTGACCGAGCAGGCGCGCAGGGCCGCACGCCCGCGCACGGTGGTGCCGGCGATGAACACCCGCCCGTCGCGCTGGATGGCGGCCGGCAGGGCGCGGTTGAGCCGGTCGACGGTCTCGTCCTCCGCGCCGGCGGGCCGGTAGCGGAAGCACACGACCGACAGCGGCACGGGCGCGGCGAGCTCCAGGTCGTCGACCTGCTCGACGAGGTCGGCCAGGTGGCGCATCGTGCGGACGGTGTGCTCGATGGCGTCGATCAGGGCGTCGGGGCCGTAGGCCAGGAACGTCGTCCAGACCTTGAGCGCACGGGCGCGGCGGACAGCTCGCCGTAGTCCATGGCGTCGTGCCGCTCACCGTCCTGGCAGGTAGGCCGGCACCAGGCTGAAGGCGGCCCGCAGGCGCTCGGCGTCGCGGACCAGCACGCAGTCGGCGTCGAAGGGCACGAACAGCCACTTGTGCGGGTCGAGGGCGACGGAGTCGGCGCGGTCCAGCCCGCGGAACGCGTCACCGACCAGCGCCGTCCCGGCCGCCAGCGCTCCGTACGCGCCGTCGACGTGAAACCACAGGTCCTCCTCCTCGCCCGAAATCGGCCAGGGCGTCGAGCGGGTCAACCGCCCAAGTGTTGACGGTGCCGGCTGGCCCTGGTGCACTGGTCCCTCGGAAGCGTGTGGCCCGACCGCAGATTTTCGGCCTCGACTCTTGGGCGCGCATCGGGCGCAGCACCACTGAGCCGGAGCGCTTGGGGCCGCCAGGAGGAGGCGGGCCCGGCCATGGGCGGACGCCGCCCACGTGGGACATCGTGCACCGGAGCCGATGAGGCGCCAGGCCGTCCTCACACGCCACCACGAGGAGCAGGGCGGTGTCTCACGCCGTTCTCTTGCTCCTGACCGCTCGATCCAGGCTGTTCTTCCGTAGGATGTCGTGGAGTGGTCGAGGCGCTGGTCGATGCCTCGTAGGAGAGGGAGCGGTCGGTGCGATTCGTGGTCTTGCTTCGCGGCGTCAATGCGGGTCCTCGCAACCGGATCAAGATGGGACCGCTCAAGGCGGCTTTGGAGAAGGCCGGCTTTCTCCACGTCCGCACGCTGTTGCAAAGCGGCAACGTCATCGTTGACCACGACGGCTCGGCAGCCCAGGCTCAGAGCGCGGTCGGTCAGGTTCTGGTCTCTGGCTTCGGGCTGGACGTGGCGGTCCTGGTTCGTGATGAGGCCGCGTGGCGGGGCCTCGTGGCGGACAACCCCTTGGGCGATGTGGCCACCGACGGTAGCAAGCACTTCGTTGTCTTCTGCTCTGAACCGCACGACCCTGCGGTGCTGCCAGCGGCCGTCGCGCCGGAGCAGCTGGTCGCCCGGCCGAGGGAGCTGCACGTGTGGTCCCCCGGGGCGTGCGGGACGGCCTGCTGATGAACGCCCTGAGCCGCCGCCCACCCGCGCCGGTGACGACCTTTCGCAACTGGAACACCGTCGCCAAACCGGGAGTGATGCTTGACGATGCAGCAAGCGGATAGGCCCCCGAGGCCGCCGACGGGTGGGAGGCGCTGGACGTCCTTCGTCGCCCCCGATGCGCCGCCGGACAAGATGGCCCGCCACCTTCACGAGCACACCAACCCGCCGCACCGGCTGCGCGTCGAGCACGACGCCTACACGCTGCTGATCCATCTCAGCGGGGAGGACGGTCAGGGCTGGACCACCATTGCGATCGATCGACTCACCCGCGCCTGGGGGGTCGCTCAGGGCAGCCGCCAGTCCGACACTGCACAGGAAGCCTACGACGACCTGTACGGACCAAAGCCACACGAATGAAGCCGTCCGGTGAGCTCTGGCCGAGGTTGGGGAACTCTCAGCGACCGGTGAGGTCGGAGCTACGGGGTAGCGTTGCTGCGGCAAGCTCGCCGCCCAGGTGACACGGACGAGCAGCTTTCGTCTAGACATCGACACCGGCGGGTCTCCCAGTGATGAGGCAGGGTGCGGCCACCGCCCTCGGGCCGCTGACCCGCGGGACGGCGGCGTGTCATCGGTGGCTCAGCACGTTGACCACCCGACCGTTGGGGTCACGGACGAAGAACCGTCGCACTCCCCACTCCTCATCCTCCAAGGGGTGGACGACCTCCGCGCCGCTCTCTTGCATCACTGCATAGGCGGCGTCCACATCGTCCACCTCAACGCTCATGTCGGGCACGACCGGCGCGGTCTTGTCGTGGCTCATGAACGTGACTTGCGCCGTGGGGTTGGAAGGGGAGGCGAGCGTCATGACCCAGCCATGGTCCATGACCTCCTCAAGGCCCAGGAGGCCGTAGAAGTCCCGGCTGTCCTCCATGGCCTCTGATCGGATGTTGGGCACGACCCGGCGGATGGACATAGGCAACTCCTGATAGGCGAGAGCAAACGTGTCTCCGATTCTCTTCCGATGACCCTGCATCGTCGCCGCGCTGCGGCGCTTACCGTGTCATCTCCCACGCCGCGACGAGCTTCGCGGGCGCTCGGCTGCGGTAGCTGTCCTCAAGCACCTCGGTGAGATGGTCGAGTGTGATGTCCTGTAGGCGGACCAACATGGCCGGATGCCCGCCGTAGTGGGGTGTGCTGAACAAGGCACCTTCCGAGGCGTCGATTGAGGAGGTCCTTCTGTTCCAGGTCGCAGAACACCACCAGAACCTGCGTTCCGTGCACCCCGTCGCGTTGATGTTCGCTCTCGCTCCACAGCCGGCAGA is a window encoding:
- a CDS encoding pyridoxal-dependent decarboxylase, with the translated sequence MTRSTPWPISGEEEDLWFHVDGAYGALAAGTALVGDAFRGLDRADSVALDPHKWLFVPFDADCVLVRDAERLRAAFSLVPAYLPGR
- a CDS encoding DUF1697 domain-containing protein, which gives rise to MRFVVLLRGVNAGPRNRIKMGPLKAALEKAGFLHVRTLLQSGNVIVDHDGSAAQAQSAVGQVLVSGFGLDVAVLVRDEAAWRGLVADNPLGDVATDGSKHFVVFCSEPHDPAVLPAAVAPEQLVARPRELHVWSPGACGTAC
- a CDS encoding VOC family protein, whose translation is MSIRRVVPNIRSEAMEDSRDFYGLLGLEEVMDHGWVMTLASPSNPTAQVTFMSHDKTAPVVPDMSVEVDDVDAAYAVMQESGAEVVHPLEDEEWGVRRFFVRDPNGRVVNVLSHR